The Arachis hypogaea cultivar Tifrunner chromosome 19, arahy.Tifrunner.gnm2.J5K5, whole genome shotgun sequence genome has a window encoding:
- the LOC112776741 gene encoding probable aldo-keto reductase 1 produces the protein MIQIAAKFSVEKLDMNTFDMKINGTPSYVRSCCEASLKRLGVEYIDLYYQHRVDTTVPIEDTMCELKKLVKEGKVKYIGLSEASSNTIKRAHVVHPITVVQMEWSLWTRDIEEEIIPICRMLILATKHRT, from the exons ATGATTCAGATAGCTGCAAAGTTTAGTGTTGAAAAGTTAGATATGAATACTTTTGATATGAAGATCAATGGTACACCAAGTTATGTACGCTCATGTTGCGAAGCTAGTTTGAAACGTCTTGGAGTTGAATACATTGATCTCTATTATCAGCATAGAGTGGACACAACAGTACCTATAGAAGACACA ATGTGTGAACTTAAGAAATTGGTGAAAGAAGGAAAAGTTAAATACATTGGATTATCTGAAGCTAGCTCGAATACAATAAAAAGGGCACATGTAGTTCATCCAATTACTGTTGTACAAATGGAATGGTCACTTTGGACTCGTGATATTGAAGAAGAGATAATTCCTATTTGCAG aatgCTCATTCTCGCTACTAAGCACAGAActtga